The window AGTCGGCTGGGTGCCGTTTGAACCGACAAGAGGCTTCCGGAATCCGTTTGACTTTCAAGCGATGCCGAATGAGACCGAAACCGAAACGGAACTCCCTGAAGAACAGCCGGAGGAGGTCGAGCCGGACGAGGCGCTTGAACAGGACACCGATAACGGCGGGGGCGGATCGGTCAATTTTGATTTCGTCTGGAAGGCAGCGGCCATCGCAGCCGGCATTCTGGCGGCTGTTGCATTTATCCTTTATAAAACAAGGGATAAATGGGGAACTGCCCTTCTGCTGTACCGTTTCCGAAGACGTGAGGATGAACGGGCTTATTTTGAAGCATACCAGAAATTGCTGAAAAGGCTTGAACGCAAAAAAGGCCTTCGGTTCAGGGAAGGTCAGACGCTGAGCGAATTTGCCCGCCATGTCGACAAGACGCTCGGACTCCATGAAATGGAAGCGCTGACCCGTGATTACGAGCGGGTTCTGTACCGGCATGAAGATGCAAGTGCAGGCTGGAAGAAATCGTATGAATTATGGGAAAATTTAATCAGAAGACTTGCGTCTTGACCGCCCTTAAGCGGATTGATAGAATTATCATCAAATTAATAGAATGACTAATCCTTCGTATATCCTCGATAATATGGTTCGAGAGTCTCTACCGGGTCACCGTAAATGGCCTGGCTATGAAGGCAGATGATAAAGTCCGTCCGTAGGGGTGTTACGGCCGGCTGCCGCCCCTGTGCAGCAGTTCGGCCGTTTTTTCGGGATAGAATCTGCCTTCTTGTTCAAGAGGCAGGTTCTATTTTTTTAATTAGGTAAGGAAGGACAAGTTTTTAAGCAAGATCAATGTCCAGCTCCAGACGCCAGCGGCTATCGTCATACGCGGTGATTCCCTCTTATGCGTACGCCGCTAAGCGGGCGCCTTGCGCTTTTCTTATTATCATGGACATCGGAGTGACAGTTCGGATATGGGGCCGGCAAAGGCTTATAGTCCGCCGGCAATCCGGATACGCTAATACAAATGGAAAAAACGGGGTGGAGAAATGGAAAGACCAGAAGAAATGGTGATTGTCCTCGACTTTGGGGGCCAGTACAACCAGCTGATCACAAGAAGAATCCGCGAACTGGGTGTATACAGTGAATTGCACCCTCACACGATGACTGCAGAAGAGATTAAAGAACTTAATCCGAAAGGCATCATATTTTCCGGCGGGCCAAACAGTGTGTACGGCGAAGATTCATTGAGCTGCGACGAACGCATCTTTGACCTTGGCATCCCTGTTCTTGGGATTTGTTACGGCATGCAGCTGATGACGCATCACTTTGGCGGAGTAGTGGAACGGGCCAAAAGCAGGGAATACGGAAAAGCGACATTGACATTGCAGCATACGTCACCGCTTTACAAAGGATTGCCTGAACAGCAGACGGTCTGGATGAGCCACAGTGATCTCGTAATGGAAACACCGGAAGGGTTCAGAGTGGACGGAACGAACCCTTCGTGTCCGATCGCCGCAATGAGCGATGAAGAGCGCGGCCTGTACGGCGTCCAGTTCCATCCCGAAGTCGGCCATACCGAATACGGAAATGACATGCTGAAAAACTTCATTTATGAAGTGTGCGGATGTGCAGGCGAGTGGACGATGGAAAACGTCATCGAGATGGAAACCGAGAAAATCCGCGAACTTGTCGGCGACCGCAAAGTCCTTTGCGCGCTGAGCGGCGGGGTCGATTCATCCGTTGCCGCTGTGCTGATCCACCAGGCGATCGGCGACCAGCTGACCTGTATCTTTGTTGACCACGGCCTGCTGAGAAAAGGCGAAGCTGATAGTGTCATGAATACGTTCAGCGAAGGGTTCAACATGAATGTCATCAAAATCGATGCGAAAG of the Bacillus marinisedimentorum genome contains:
- the guaA gene encoding glutamine-hydrolyzing GMP synthase; the protein is MERPEEMVIVLDFGGQYNQLITRRIRELGVYSELHPHTMTAEEIKELNPKGIIFSGGPNSVYGEDSLSCDERIFDLGIPVLGICYGMQLMTHHFGGVVERAKSREYGKATLTLQHTSPLYKGLPEQQTVWMSHSDLVMETPEGFRVDGTNPSCPIAAMSDEERGLYGVQFHPEVGHTEYGNDMLKNFIYEVCGCAGEWTMENVIEMETEKIRELVGDRKVLCALSGGVDSSVAAVLIHQAIGDQLTCIFVDHGLLRKGEADSVMNTFSEGFNMNVIKIDAKDRFMTKLAGVSDPEKKRKIIGNEFIYVFDDKAAELKDIDFLAQGTLYTDIIESGTATAQTIKSHHNVGGLPEDMNFTLIEPLNTLFKDEVRRLGSELGIPDEIVWRQPFPGPGLAIRVLGEVTEEKLEIVRESDAILRDEIKKAGLDREIWQYFTVLPNIRSVGVMGDARTYDYTVGIRAVTSVDGMTSDWARIPWDVMEKISTRIVNEVDHVNRIVYDVTSKPPSTIEWE